The following coding sequences are from one Acetoanaerobium noterae window:
- a CDS encoding flagellar protein FlgN: MTTYQEILETLQVQLQLNIELLNLAKEKTQILKDNDTSRLMAISQQEERLVRSVIDAEKKRGKLVAKLNWGKDKLENLVEMSLKDAPELSREIQMTGEQLKAVLEELELINNLNDKIIGFVLDQIEFTKNVLLSDDSPTTYKKSKGNYASEAQRLDKKLFEDKF; the protein is encoded by the coding sequence ATGACTACCTATCAAGAAATACTAGAGACATTACAAGTACAACTACAGCTAAATATTGAGCTTTTAAATCTTGCAAAAGAAAAAACTCAAATACTTAAAGACAACGACACATCCAGACTTATGGCGATTTCTCAGCAAGAAGAAAGACTAGTTAGATCAGTAATTGATGCTGAAAAAAAACGAGGTAAGCTCGTAGCAAAGCTTAACTGGGGAAAAGATAAACTTGAAAACCTAGTTGAAATGTCATTAAAGGACGCTCCTGAGCTATCTAGAGAAATTCAGATGACAGGAGAACAGTTAAAAGCTGTTCTTGAAGAGCTTGAGCTTATTAACAATTTAAATGATAAAATAATAGGATTTGTACTAGATCAAATAGAATTTACTAAAAATGTTCTATTATCAGATGATTCACCGACCACATATAAAAAAAGTAAGGGAAATTATGCATCTGAAGCTCAGAGATTAGATAAAAAGCTATTTGAAGATAAATTTTAA
- the flgM gene encoding flagellar biosynthesis anti-sigma factor FlgM: protein MKIYSSTVVQNVYQAYGKNKVGKTQKSGEVGSPGFDIQISNQGKDYQLAIEKLKQIPDVRADKVSAIKQSIENGTYTIDKTKLAKSIYSAISTNEIG, encoded by the coding sequence ATGAAGATATACAGCAGCACAGTCGTGCAAAACGTATACCAGGCATATGGTAAAAACAAAGTAGGTAAGACCCAAAAGTCTGGGGAAGTTGGCAGTCCCGGATTCGATATACAGATATCCAATCAAGGGAAAGACTACCAGCTAGCCATTGAAAAACTAAAGCAAATTCCAGATGTGAGAGCAGATAAAGTATCTGCTATAAAGCAAAGCATTGAAAATGGAACCTACACTATAGATAAGACAAAGCTTGCAAAATCTATCTATAGTGCAATAAGCACAAACGAAATAGGATAA
- a CDS encoding flagellar protein, which produces MELKNCEKCGRKFGALASESLCTKCSAENIESDFKKVRDYLYDNPGADVREVSEETGVSERVILKLLKDERIEIIDDSNGLLSCERCGVSIKSGRVCDDCKNELAKDLMGAAKTLRPEEKAPDKSLDKKKGGSFHIKQRH; this is translated from the coding sequence ATGGAACTTAAAAATTGTGAAAAATGTGGGAGAAAATTTGGAGCTCTGGCCTCAGAGTCCCTATGTACAAAATGCTCAGCTGAAAACATTGAAAGCGACTTCAAAAAAGTAAGAGACTATCTATATGACAATCCTGGAGCAGACGTAAGAGAAGTATCTGAAGAAACAGGTGTATCTGAAAGGGTAATATTAAAGCTCTTAAAAGATGAAAGAATAGAAATAATAGATGATAGTAATGGACTTCTTTCTTGCGAGCGTTGCGGAGTCAGTATAAAATCTGGTAGGGTTTGCGATGATTGTAAAAATGAGCTTGCGAAAGATTTGATGGGAGCAGCAAAAACTTTAAGACCTGAAGAAAAAGCCCCTGATAAGTCACTAGATAAGAAAAAGGGAGGAAGCTTCCATATAAAGCAAAGACATTAA
- a CDS encoding ComF family protein encodes MELLYPSNIKCIGCNSIIPKTNIYSLCKACFHKIDFLDINCMSCGASCDEDFCEACEEETKLKSPIDRTYACTVYEGVMETMIHGFKYSSKTYIANEFSDILKDKYKSLKLEMGYITTIPSTKRRIQKRGYNHTELLASQLSKKLHLPYIKPLIKIKETKPLASLNPLERFLEINGAFQIDEKTLNLDYKSILLIDDILTTGTTAVEVARTLKETYPECKIYLLVLATAKK; translated from the coding sequence ATGGAGCTACTGTACCCTTCTAATATAAAATGCATCGGGTGTAACAGCATAATTCCAAAGACAAACATATACTCGCTTTGCAAGGCGTGTTTTCATAAAATAGATTTTTTAGATATAAACTGTATGTCATGTGGAGCCTCCTGTGATGAGGATTTTTGTGAAGCTTGCGAAGAAGAGACAAAGCTGAAGTCACCTATAGATAGAACCTATGCATGTACAGTATATGAAGGTGTAATGGAGACAATGATTCACGGTTTTAAATACAGCAGTAAAACCTATATAGCTAATGAATTTTCAGATATTCTTAAGGACAAATATAAATCTCTAAAGCTAGAGATGGGCTACATAACTACTATACCCTCCACAAAGAGAAGAATTCAAAAAAGAGGCTATAATCATACTGAGCTTCTTGCTAGTCAGCTTTCAAAAAAACTACATCTACCATACATCAAGCCTCTTATAAAAATAAAGGAAACAAAGCCTCTAGCAAGCTTAAATCCACTTGAGAGATTTTTGGAAATAAATGGTGCTTTTCAAATCGATGAGAAAACGTTAAACTTAGACTATAAAAGTATTTTACTAATTGACGATATCTTAACTACAGGAACTACAGCAGTGGAAGTAGCAAGGACTCTAAAAGAGACTTATCCTGAGTGTAAGATTTACCTATTAGTATTAGCAACTGCTAAAAAATAG
- the recD2 gene encoding SF1B family DNA helicase RecD2 — translation MPIELKGKISDIIFQNDENGYTIANLISDELGEVTVVGCMPSVRELDNIKVSGEWKTHDIYGRQFGVMSFTHMAIDSLDGIIAYLASGTIEGIGLKMAHKITDKFGIKAIEILETNPNRYLEIEGIGRKKLDKMISSHMEGRQLKSIITAFSPYGISPAYCMKIYKKYADKSIDIVMNNPYGLCKDVKGIGFKKADEIAKKLNSGLDSLERIEEGIKYLLQEAAYSGHTYMLAPQLVSKAKELLLIDEEEILSCVSQMAINGGITIEEVDTEQRVYLDSYNLAETRAASNLIKLAYMNELGNQEKTIEQLELEEDMKLSELQKKAVTMALENKMMILTGGPGTGKTTTLSFIIKSFEQMKKKIILCAPTGRAAKRMSEATLRPASTIHRLLEAVYSEEADGLIFQKDEDDPIAADVIIVDEVSMMDVMLLDSLLLAVSEDTAVIFVGDKDQLPSVGAGRVLQDMLESNTIPSIELTEVFRQAKQSMIIVNAHKINKGELPITDQKNTDFFFMAKKTPSQIAELIVELVSDRLPKYYKLSSNNIQVLSPMRKSEAGVLNLNLLLQEALNPARQGKREHKAGNRTFRTGDRVMHIKNNYEKTWENLDENISGEGIFNGDLGYIDFIEPSEKKLYIQFDDGKRAEYDFTELDQIEHAFATTVHKSQGSEFDCVVMPISAFPPMLMSRKILYTALTRAKKLAILVGDSKYLKAMISNVYEEKRNTALSDKLKIYKETGMLLEENNGATVPF, via the coding sequence ATGCCTATAGAATTAAAAGGAAAAATTTCAGATATAATATTTCAAAACGATGAAAATGGCTACACTATAGCAAACCTAATCAGCGATGAGCTAGGAGAAGTTACAGTGGTAGGCTGTATGCCATCTGTCAGAGAGCTCGACAATATAAAGGTCAGTGGAGAGTGGAAGACTCACGATATATATGGCAGACAGTTTGGCGTTATGAGCTTTACTCATATGGCTATAGATTCGCTAGATGGAATCATAGCTTACCTAGCATCTGGAACGATAGAAGGCATAGGTCTTAAAATGGCACATAAAATCACAGATAAATTCGGGATAAAAGCTATAGAAATCCTAGAAACTAATCCTAATAGATACTTAGAAATAGAAGGCATAGGCAGAAAGAAACTCGATAAAATGATAAGCTCTCATATGGAAGGCAGACAGCTAAAATCTATAATAACAGCATTTTCGCCATATGGAATAAGTCCAGCCTACTGCATGAAAATCTATAAAAAATATGCAGATAAATCTATAGATATTGTCATGAACAATCCCTACGGTCTATGTAAGGATGTAAAAGGCATAGGGTTTAAAAAAGCTGATGAAATAGCAAAAAAATTAAATTCTGGACTTGATTCTTTAGAAAGAATAGAAGAAGGCATTAAATACCTGCTTCAAGAAGCCGCATATAGTGGACATACCTATATGCTAGCCCCTCAATTAGTATCAAAAGCCAAGGAACTTCTATTAATAGATGAAGAAGAAATTCTATCTTGCGTGAGTCAGATGGCTATAAATGGAGGAATAACTATAGAAGAAGTGGATACAGAGCAAAGAGTCTACTTGGATTCATATAACCTAGCAGAGACAAGAGCAGCTAGCAACCTAATAAAGCTAGCATATATGAACGAGCTTGGGAATCAAGAAAAAACCATAGAGCAATTAGAGCTAGAAGAAGATATGAAGCTGTCAGAGCTACAAAAAAAAGCTGTGACTATGGCACTTGAAAACAAAATGATGATATTAACTGGAGGTCCAGGAACTGGAAAAACGACTACTCTTAGCTTTATAATCAAAAGCTTTGAACAGATGAAGAAAAAAATTATCCTCTGCGCACCTACAGGAAGAGCAGCAAAGCGTATGTCTGAAGCAACCTTAAGACCAGCCTCTACGATTCATAGACTACTAGAGGCAGTATATAGTGAGGAAGCAGATGGTCTTATATTTCAAAAAGACGAAGACGACCCTATAGCTGCTGATGTAATAATAGTAGATGAGGTTTCTATGATGGATGTAATGCTCCTAGATAGCTTGCTTCTTGCTGTATCAGAGGACACTGCGGTTATATTTGTAGGAGATAAAGACCAGCTTCCATCAGTAGGAGCTGGAAGAGTCCTTCAGGATATGCTAGAGAGTAACACCATACCTAGTATAGAGCTTACAGAAGTATTCAGACAGGCAAAGCAAAGTATGATAATAGTCAATGCCCACAAAATAAATAAAGGGGAGCTTCCGATAACAGACCAAAAAAATACAGACTTCTTTTTTATGGCAAAAAAAACTCCATCTCAGATAGCAGAGCTAATAGTAGAGCTAGTTTCAGATAGACTGCCAAAGTACTATAAGCTTTCATCAAATAATATTCAGGTACTCTCACCTATGAGAAAATCAGAAGCTGGAGTACTTAATCTAAACCTGCTACTACAAGAAGCACTCAATCCAGCAAGGCAAGGAAAAAGAGAGCATAAAGCGGGAAATAGAACCTTTAGAACTGGCGATAGGGTAATGCATATAAAAAATAACTATGAAAAAACCTGGGAAAACTTAGATGAAAATATTTCTGGAGAAGGGATATTTAATGGGGATTTAGGATATATAGACTTCATAGAGCCTAGTGAAAAAAAACTCTATATTCAGTTTGACGATGGGAAAAGAGCGGAATATGACTTTACAGAGCTAGACCAGATAGAGCATGCATTTGCCACTACTGTTCATAAAAGCCAAGGCTCTGAGTTTGATTGCGTAGTCATGCCGATATCAGCTTTTCCTCCTATGCTCATGAGCAGGAAAATTCTCTACACAGCACTTACAAGAGCAAAAAAACTAGCAATACTAGTAGGGGACTCAAAATACCTAAAGGCTATGATATCCAATGTCTACGAGGAAAAAAGAAACACAGCGCTATCTGATAAGCTAAAAATTTATAAAGAAACAGGTATGCTACTGGAGGAGAATAATGGAGCTACTGTACCCTTCTAA
- the metK gene encoding methionine adenosyltransferase, with amino-acid sequence MRRLFTSESVTEGHPDKICDQISDSILDALLVQDPNSRVACETAVTTGLVMVIGEITTNAYVDIQKVVRETVKEIGYDRAKYGFDCETCAVINAIDEQSADIAMGVDEALEHKEGTMKDEVEAVGAGDQGMMFGFACDETPEFMPLPISLAHKLAKRLSDVRKDKTLDYLRPDGKTQVTVEYEDDKPVRIDTIVISTQHNPEVTREQIEKDLIENVIKPIVDSKLLDENTKYLINPTGRFVIGGPQGDSGLTGRKIIVDTYGGYARHGGGAFSGKDSTKVDRSAAYAARWVAKNVVAAGLAKKCEIQLAYAIGVAEPVSVLVDTFGTGIIADEKISEIISKNFDLRPGAIIRDLGLRRPIFKQTAAYGHFGRTDVSLPWEELNKVDDIKKDAGL; translated from the coding sequence ATGAGAAGATTATTTACATCAGAATCTGTTACTGAGGGCCATCCAGATAAAATCTGTGACCAAATTTCAGATTCAATCCTAGACGCCCTATTAGTTCAAGACCCTAACTCACGTGTGGCGTGTGAGACAGCAGTTACTACAGGTCTTGTTATGGTAATTGGAGAAATAACTACAAACGCATACGTAGATATCCAAAAAGTAGTAAGAGAGACAGTTAAGGAAATCGGATACGATAGAGCAAAATATGGATTTGACTGCGAAACATGCGCAGTAATCAATGCTATAGACGAGCAAAGTGCAGACATCGCTATGGGTGTAGACGAAGCCCTAGAGCACAAAGAAGGAACTATGAAAGATGAAGTAGAAGCAGTAGGAGCTGGAGACCAAGGTATGATGTTTGGGTTTGCTTGTGACGAGACTCCAGAGTTCATGCCACTTCCTATTTCACTAGCTCACAAGCTAGCTAAAAGACTTTCAGATGTAAGAAAAGACAAGACTCTTGATTACTTAAGACCAGATGGAAAAACTCAAGTAACAGTAGAGTATGAAGATGACAAACCAGTAAGAATAGACACTATAGTAATCTCTACTCAGCACAACCCAGAAGTAACTAGAGAGCAAATCGAAAAAGACTTAATCGAAAACGTAATTAAGCCAATAGTAGATAGCAAGTTACTTGATGAAAACACTAAGTACCTTATCAACCCTACAGGAAGATTCGTAATCGGAGGACCTCAAGGAGATTCAGGACTTACAGGAAGAAAAATCATCGTAGATACTTACGGCGGATACGCTAGACACGGTGGAGGAGCTTTCTCAGGTAAAGACTCTACAAAGGTAGACCGCTCTGCAGCATACGCAGCTAGATGGGTTGCGAAAAACGTAGTAGCAGCAGGACTTGCTAAGAAATGCGAGATTCAGTTAGCTTATGCAATCGGTGTAGCTGAGCCTGTATCAGTACTAGTTGATACATTTGGAACAGGCATTATAGCTGATGAGAAGATTTCTGAAATCATTTCTAAAAACTTTGATCTTCGCCCAGGAGCTATAATTAGAGACCTAGGACTTAGAAGACCGATATTTAAGCAAACAGCAGCTTACGGACACTTTGGAAGAACAGATGTAAGCCTTCCTTGGGAAGAGCTAAACAAAGTAGACGACATTAAAAAAGACGCGGGACTATAA
- a CDS encoding phosphodiester glycosidase family protein has translation MKKQFAALMLAMLMGLTPAVSFANVIDESRYQIPLSQGVNLKKVSSFYEWGVQNVNILEVDLNNPSVKLDVLFNKSGFINRTTLSNMVNQEQGVVAAVNGDFFSMSTPAFSIGPIVKDGKQLSSPHYELNKYASLLVDSTGNALLAYLYSNVQVENSSRGINVDISAINKPSKDYGNIVIYTKEYTPNSPGANKTYFDLTEIVVENDIVREVRYGQPSVAIPENGYVILAAGANSFVLQGAFTPGEKVKLKTDINLNYNNIKTAIGGGTMLLKNGAETSITQSVSGKSQRTALGITADKKMLIVTVDGRKSPFIGMDEKDMQAYMKALGAKDAMMLDGGGSTQLMADGKIQNTMASAERSLVNGLTIKNTAPKGSISQIEISVLNETIFQGDKVELAIRAFDASKNPIDITTPSFQVFGEGISGNFDGRYFTPTSSGSGNIVASYGGVTGKIPVEILKKNAPDSKMVQTLPASGTAAVFGSMSGGESIIDQAFKAKLASSASANQAVMTLGAADNAFLGAVSAPKEAFNGAYKYKTAGNTTFISVDNRNGGVYKVKGQWDYLKGLMSKSAGNVVIVLQGSDKSADSIDQNAFDKIIQKEAKTKNVYVVYSGKSFSSRVDGNVSYISVVDYASMPKSNIYQDIKYLQFAEADGKLVYGFKPVLTP, from the coding sequence ATGAAAAAACAATTTGCGGCTCTTATGCTAGCGATGCTAATGGGATTAACTCCAGCAGTATCCTTTGCAAATGTAATAGATGAATCCAGATATCAGATTCCACTAAGTCAAGGGGTAAATCTAAAAAAGGTATCTAGCTTTTACGAGTGGGGAGTCCAGAACGTAAATATACTTGAAGTAGACTTAAACAATCCATCTGTAAAGCTGGATGTCTTATTTAATAAAAGTGGCTTTATAAACAGAACAACACTTAGCAACATGGTAAATCAGGAGCAAGGCGTAGTTGCGGCGGTGAACGGTGATTTTTTCTCGATGTCTACCCCAGCATTTTCTATAGGGCCTATAGTAAAGGATGGGAAGCAGCTTTCAAGTCCTCATTATGAGCTTAATAAATACGCTTCCTTGCTAGTTGACTCTACAGGCAATGCACTTCTTGCCTACCTATATTCAAATGTTCAGGTAGAAAATAGCTCAAGAGGTATAAATGTAGATATCTCAGCAATAAATAAACCGAGTAAAGACTATGGAAACATAGTAATATACACTAAAGAATACACTCCTAACAGCCCAGGTGCTAACAAAACTTATTTTGACCTTACAGAGATAGTAGTAGAAAACGACATCGTAAGAGAGGTAAGATATGGTCAGCCTAGTGTGGCAATTCCTGAAAATGGCTACGTGATACTGGCAGCTGGAGCAAATAGCTTCGTGCTTCAAGGTGCGTTTACTCCAGGAGAAAAGGTCAAGCTAAAAACAGATATAAACTTAAATTACAACAATATAAAAACTGCAATAGGTGGGGGAACGATGCTTCTTAAAAATGGAGCAGAGACATCCATAACCCAGAGTGTAAGTGGAAAAAGCCAAAGAACAGCTCTAGGAATCACAGCAGATAAAAAAATGCTCATAGTAACTGTAGACGGCAGAAAATCTCCGTTTATAGGAATGGATGAAAAAGATATGCAAGCGTATATGAAAGCACTAGGTGCAAAGGATGCTATGATGCTAGATGGAGGAGGGTCCACACAGCTGATGGCAGACGGGAAAATTCAAAATACTATGGCATCTGCAGAAAGGTCACTTGTTAATGGGCTTACTATAAAAAATACTGCGCCAAAAGGTAGTATTTCTCAGATTGAAATTTCTGTGCTAAATGAAACTATCTTCCAAGGAGACAAGGTAGAGCTTGCTATAAGAGCTTTTGATGCTTCCAAAAATCCTATAGATATAACTACTCCTAGCTTTCAGGTTTTTGGAGAAGGCATATCAGGAAACTTTGATGGTAGATATTTCACTCCTACTTCATCAGGAAGTGGAAATATAGTAGCTTCATATGGAGGAGTTACTGGAAAAATTCCTGTAGAAATACTTAAGAAAAATGCACCTGATTCAAAAATGGTTCAGACTCTTCCCGCTTCAGGAACAGCAGCAGTATTTGGAAGCATGTCAGGTGGAGAGAGCATAATAGATCAGGCATTTAAGGCAAAGCTTGCTAGCTCAGCTAGCGCAAACCAAGCTGTAATGACTCTAGGTGCTGCGGATAACGCATTTTTAGGAGCGGTGTCAGCCCCAAAGGAAGCCTTTAATGGGGCATATAAATATAAAACCGCTGGAAACACAACATTTATTAGCGTAGACAACAGAAATGGCGGAGTATACAAGGTAAAAGGTCAATGGGACTATTTAAAAGGACTAATGTCAAAGAGTGCTGGGAATGTAGTTATAGTGCTTCAAGGCAGTGACAAGTCAGCAGATAGCATAGACCAAAATGCATTTGACAAAATCATTCAAAAAGAAGCAAAGACTAAGAATGTATATGTTGTATATTCAGGAAAGAGTTTTTCCTCTAGAGTAGATGGAAACGTAAGCTATATCAGTGTAGTAGACTATGCATCTATGCCAAAATCTAATATATATCAAGATATAAAATACCTTCAGTTTGCTGAAGCAGATGGAAAATTGGTATATGGATTCAAGCCTGTGCTTACTCCATAA
- a CDS encoding COG2426 family protein: MNDFFVNLSHEVYVFLLAAVPLIELRGAIPLGIGLGMSPWEAYWVSVAGSTLPAPFLILFFRKILEFMEEKNIFKWFTDFLNNHIYKKSKKLKAANILGIYVFVAIPLPSTGAYTGSALASILNIRMKYALPAIFFGNMTAGFIMMMLSHAIML, translated from the coding sequence ATGAATGATTTTTTTGTAAACCTCAGTCACGAGGTCTACGTTTTTTTGCTCGCAGCAGTGCCTCTAATCGAGCTCAGGGGAGCTATTCCACTAGGTATAGGACTTGGAATGAGTCCTTGGGAAGCTTACTGGGTTTCTGTTGCAGGCTCTACACTTCCTGCTCCTTTTCTCATTTTGTTTTTTAGAAAAATTTTAGAATTTATGGAAGAGAAGAACATTTTTAAATGGTTTACTGATTTTTTAAATAACCATATCTACAAAAAATCAAAAAAACTAAAGGCAGCGAATATACTCGGAATTTATGTATTCGTCGCTATTCCACTGCCTTCTACTGGAGCCTACACAGGCTCAGCACTTGCTTCAATTTTAAATATCCGTATGAAGTATGCTCTTCCTGCCATATTTTTTGGAAACATGACAGCAGGCTTTATCATGATGATGCTCTCACACGCTATAATGCTCTAG
- a CDS encoding AEC family transporter: MDFWTIFSQVLVLFLLILVGYIAGKQQMITKHGAKEISTLVLYITLPALIIRAMQFDFSIELLGQSLKMIGMAIAVYAGTISLSYLFAKLLRAKGKEKDVFQTAMIFPNVGFMGYPITQGLYGTQGIFYTSLFNMPFDLLMWTVGVHMLSRSSDSSASKKKGLAALLNPGTIAVAIGFTLFILSIKLPPILDSTLLYLASATTPLAMLAVGSTLARTRVDAIFANKKLLLTAVIKVAVIPAIMIVLFTILKLDGYFLKIPIIITAMPVAANVAIFATRYESDELLASQLIFLTTLMSLVTIPLIALFLG, translated from the coding sequence ATGGACTTTTGGACGATTTTTTCTCAAGTATTAGTGCTGTTTTTGCTGATATTAGTTGGATATATAGCAGGAAAACAGCAGATGATAACAAAGCATGGAGCTAAAGAAATTAGTACTCTAGTTTTATATATTACTCTTCCAGCTCTTATAATAAGAGCTATGCAGTTTGATTTTTCTATAGAGCTACTAGGTCAGAGCTTAAAGATGATAGGAATGGCTATAGCTGTTTATGCAGGTACGATTTCGCTTTCATATCTATTTGCAAAGCTACTTAGAGCAAAGGGTAAGGAAAAGGACGTATTTCAGACAGCTATGATATTTCCAAACGTAGGCTTTATGGGGTACCCTATAACCCAGGGACTTTACGGAACTCAAGGAATATTCTATACATCATTATTTAATATGCCTTTTGACCTTTTGATGTGGACAGTTGGAGTTCATATGCTGAGCAGATCATCTGATAGCTCAGCATCTAAGAAAAAAGGACTCGCAGCCTTACTTAATCCAGGAACAATAGCAGTAGCTATAGGCTTTACTTTGTTTATACTTTCAATTAAACTTCCTCCGATACTAGATAGTACGCTGTTATATTTAGCCTCAGCTACCACTCCTCTTGCCATGCTGGCAGTTGGAAGCACACTAGCTAGAACTAGAGTAGATGCAATTTTTGCAAACAAAAAACTGCTACTCACAGCAGTTATAAAAGTTGCAGTAATTCCAGCGATAATGATTGTTCTTTTTACGATATTAAAGCTAGATGGTTATTTTTTAAAGATTCCTATAATAATAACGGCTATGCCAGTAGCTGCGAATGTAGCTATATTTGCTACTCGCTATGAAAGTGACGAGCTTCTAGCATCTCAGCTTATATTTTTAACAACCTTAATGTCTCTAGTTACTATACCTCTCATAGCTCTGTTTTTAGGCTAG
- a CDS encoding rod-binding protein, with product MDIKPFIPTNIPVSYKDEQMSEMEKEKLKKVAGEMEAEFLKIMLKQMKATIPENEDEEKAPGKDIMTDFMLERYAEDVSKNQSMGIAKMIYEQYTKTYKK from the coding sequence ATGGATATTAAGCCTTTTATACCTACTAACATCCCAGTAAGCTACAAGGATGAACAGATGAGCGAGATGGAAAAGGAAAAGCTTAAAAAGGTTGCTGGAGAGATGGAAGCGGAATTTCTAAAAATCATGCTCAAGCAGATGAAAGCCACTATTCCTGAAAATGAAGACGAAGAAAAAGCTCCAGGTAAGGATATCATGACGGATTTTATGCTAGAAAGATATGCGGAAGATGTGTCAAAAAATCAATCTATGGGTATAGCCAAAATGATATATGAGCAGTACACTAAGACCTACAAGAAATAA
- the flgG gene encoding flagellar basal-body rod protein FlgG — protein sequence MRALWTAASGMRAQQLNMDTISNNLANVNTTGFKKQKTEFKDLLYTSMKSVSNDPELGEPVNLQIGHGVRPVATSRLFTNGNLEKTENPTDVALEGPGFFVVENPTGNPEQLFTRDGNFKFSVDGDVMTLVTSQGYTVLSTDDDVIEVESTMRNFSISEEGMVTAQDEAGEIVELGQIQIVQFINPEGLQAMGNNFFSQTANSGEPVIEEDESKDTKLYQGFLETSNVQLVDEMVRMIMAQRAYEINSKSIQTADDMMQTVNSLKR from the coding sequence ATGAGAGCACTTTGGACTGCGGCTAGTGGAATGAGAGCGCAACAGTTAAACATGGATACAATATCAAACAACCTTGCAAACGTAAATACTACAGGATTCAAAAAACAAAAAACAGAATTTAAGGATTTACTTTATACATCGATGAAAAGCGTATCAAATGACCCTGAGCTAGGAGAGCCTGTAAATCTCCAAATAGGTCATGGAGTAAGACCTGTTGCTACTTCTAGATTGTTCACAAATGGAAATCTAGAAAAAACTGAAAATCCTACAGACGTTGCTTTAGAAGGACCAGGATTTTTCGTAGTTGAGAATCCAACTGGCAATCCAGAGCAGCTGTTTACTAGAGATGGAAACTTTAAGTTTTCTGTAGACGGAGATGTTATGACTCTAGTTACTTCCCAGGGCTACACTGTACTATCTACAGACGATGACGTAATAGAAGTTGAATCTACTATGAGAAACTTCTCTATATCAGAGGAAGGCATGGTTACGGCTCAGGATGAAGCAGGAGAGATAGTAGAGCTAGGTCAGATTCAAATCGTTCAGTTTATTAATCCAGAAGGACTTCAGGCTATGGGAAACAACTTCTTCTCTCAGACTGCAAACTCAGGAGAGCCAGTAATAGAAGAAGATGAAAGTAAAGACACTAAACTATACCAAGGATTTTTAGAAACATCAAACGTTCAGCTAGTTGACGAGATGGTAAGAATGATTATGGCTCAAAGAGCTTACGAAATAAACTCAAAATCCATTCAGACAGCAGACGATATGATGCAGACAGTAAACTCACTTAAAAGATAG